In Isoptericola variabilis 225, the genomic window AGAAGAGCCCGTACGGCTACACGCCGAAGGGCGGGACGGGCGTCGGCGTGCGCACGCTGCTCGCGTTCCTCGAGGGCCGCGCTCAGTCCTGACGCCGGGCCACGGCCCAGCGCAGGGCGTTGCGCAGCACGTAGCCGCCGCCCGCGGTCCGGAAGGGCCGCGCCGCGGCGACGACCACGGGCGCGAGCTCGGCCGCCGTCGCGGGGTCCTCGCCGAAGAGGACCCCGCGCACGAGCTCGTCGCCGTCGCGCGCGGTCCACGGCGCGTCCACGAGTCCGGACGCGACGACGTCGAGGCCCGCCTCCCCGAGGACCGCCTCGAGGCCGCCCGGCAGCCGCAGCTCGCCGTCCGGCGGCACCTCGTCGTCGTGCGCCGCGGCGACGGCACGCTCGACCACGTCGAGGTCGTTGCGGGCTCCCTCGGCCCAGCCGGCGACGGCCACCGCGCCGCCGGGCACGAGGACCCGGGTGGCCTCGGCCAGCGCGTCGAGCACGTCGTCGGCGAACGCCAGGGCGTTGACGGCCACGACGACGTCGACGCTCGCGTCGGGCAGCGGCAGGTGCTCGGCATCGCCGTCGCGCACGTCCGCCCCGGGGGCCCGCCGGCGTGCGGCGTCGCGCATCGCAGGCGCCGGGTCGACGCCGGTCGCCACGGCACCGAGCCGGGTCAGGTGGGCGAGCAGCTCGCCCGAGCCGCAGCCGACGTCGAGCACGCGCGTGCCGGGTCCGACGGCCGCGCTCCCGAGCATCGGCTCCCACACGGGCCGCGCGAAGGAGCCCCAGAGGGCCGACCACTCGTCGGCGACCGCCGACCAGCGGTCCGCGCCCCCGCCGTCCACGGTCAGCCGCTCCGGCGTCGCTGCTGCGAGGTCCAGGTGCGCATGCGCTGCGGGTAGCCGGTGAACCGCACGTTGTAGACCGGCACCCCGAGCGAGCGCGCGACCTCGAAGCCGGTGCGCTCGTCGGGCACGCGACGCCGGGTCCACTCGCCCGTCGTCGCGACGAGGAGGACGGTCGCGGGCGTGTGCGCGTTGGGCGGTTCGACGTACGCCTCGACGCCGACGCGCGTGCGGACGAACTCCTGCAGGTGGGCGAGCGTCTCGGCGCGCGCGCCGCGCGGGGCGGCGCCGCCGGCCTCCCGAGGACGGGAGCGGCCGAGCAGACGAGCGACGGCTGACCGCAGGGACATGCCGCGAGACTACCGCCGGTGTACGCACCGTCACACGAGACGACCGGTGGTTCCGATTGGGGAGGAGACCACGAAAGTGACAAGATGACACGCAGCGACCCGCAAGCGGCACCCGGAGAGGCCCTGACGGCACGCGCCGCCAGCCTCTGCACGTCGCCTGATCTACCGACGAAGGAGACCCCACAGGTCATGTCTGAGAACGTGCAGATGCCTGCACTCGGCGAGTCCGTCACCGAGGGCACCGTCACCCGTTGGCTCAAGCAGGTCGGCGACACCGTCGAGGTCGACGAGCCCCTGCTCGAGGTCTCCACCGACAAGGTCGACACCGAGATCCCCTCGCCCGTCGCTGGCGTGCTCGAGCAGATCCTCGTCGAGGAGGACGAGACGGTCGAGGTCGGCGCCGACCTCGCGGTCATCGGCGACGGCTCCGGCGCGGGCGGCGGCGAGGCCGCCCCGGCCGCCGAGCCCGCGGCCGAGGAGCAGGCGCCGGCCGAGGAGCCCGCGGAGGAGCCCGCCGAGCAGAAGCAGGCCGAGGTCCCGGCCGCCGAGGCGGCGCCCGGCCCGGCCGCGGCCGCGCAGGAGGACTCCGGCGCCCAGGGCGGCTCGCAGGGCGGCGGCGAGGGCACCGAGGTCACGCTGCCCGCGCTGGGCGAGTCCGTCACCGAGGGCACCGTCACGCGCTGGCTCAAGCAGGTCGGCGACACGGTCGAGGTCGACGAGCCGCTGCTCGAGGTCTCGACGGACAAGGTCGACACCGAGATCCCCTCGCCGGTCGCCGGCACGCTCCAGGAGATCCGCGTCGCCGAGGACGAGACGGTCGAGGTCGGCGCCGTGCTCGCGGTCGTCGGCTCCGGGGCCGGCGCACCGGCGAAGGCCGAGGCGCCCGCGGCCGAGCCCGTCGGCGCTCCCGAGCCCGCCCCGACGCCGGAGCCGGAGCCCGAGCCCGAGCCCGCCCCGCAGGCCGAGGCTCCGGCCGCGCCGGAGCAGCCCGCCGAGCCCCAGAAGCCGGCGGCCGAGCCGGCGAAGCCCGCACCCGCGGCGCCCGCCGCACCGGCCGCGCAGGAGAAGCCGGCGGCCCAGGCCGGCGGCAAGTCCTCGTACCTCACGCCGCTCGTGCGCAAGCTCGCGGCCGAGAAGGGCGTCGACGTCGCCTCCATCCAGGGCACCGGCGTCGGCGGCCGCATCCGCAAGGAGGACGTCCTGGCGGCGGCGGAGAAGGCCGCGCAGGCCCAGGCGCCCGCCGCCGCTGCCGCTCCGGCCGGCGGTGCTCCTGCCGCCAAGGCGCCGAGCATCCCCGAGCCGTCGCCGCTGCGCGGCACGACCGAGAAGATGTCGCGCCTGCGCAAGATCGTGGCCGAGCGCATGGTCGAGGCCCTGCACACGCAGGCCCAGCTCACCACGGTCGTCGAGGTCGACGTCACCAAGGTCGCCAAGCTCCGCGCGAAGGCGAAGGAGTCGTTCAAGGCGCGCGAGGGCGCGAACCTCACGTTCCTGCCCTTCTACACGCTCGCGGCGGTCGAGGCGCTCAAGGCGTTCCCGAAGATCAACGCGTCGATCGACCCCGAGAAGGGCGAGATCACGTACCACGGCTCGGAGAACGTGGGCATCGCGGTCGACACCGAGCGCGGCCTGGTCGTCCCGGTCATCAAGAACGCGGGCGACCTCAACCTGGCCGGCATCGCCCGCCAGATCGCCGACCTCGCCTCGCGGACCCGCGCCAACAAGGTGGGCCCGGACGAGCTGAGCGGCGCGACGTTCACCATCACCAACACCGGCTCGGGCGGCGCGCTCATCGACACGCCGATCGTCCCGGTCGGTCAGGTCGCGA contains:
- a CDS encoding class I SAM-dependent methyltransferase, translated to MDGGGADRWSAVADEWSALWGSFARPVWEPMLGSAAVGPGTRVLDVGCGSGELLAHLTRLGAVATGVDPAPAMRDAARRRAPGADVRDGDAEHLPLPDASVDVVVAVNALAFADDVLDALAEATRVLVPGGAVAVAGWAEGARNDLDVVERAVAAAHDDEVPPDGELRLPGGLEAVLGEAGLDVVASGLVDAPWTARDGDELVRGVLFGEDPATAAELAPVVVAAARPFRTAGGGYVLRNALRWAVARRQD
- the sucB gene encoding 2-oxoglutarate dehydrogenase, E2 component, dihydrolipoamide succinyltransferase, producing MSENVQMPALGESVTEGTVTRWLKQVGDTVEVDEPLLEVSTDKVDTEIPSPVAGVLEQILVEEDETVEVGADLAVIGDGSGAGGGEAAPAAEPAAEEQAPAEEPAEEPAEQKQAEVPAAEAAPGPAAAAQEDSGAQGGSQGGGEGTEVTLPALGESVTEGTVTRWLKQVGDTVEVDEPLLEVSTDKVDTEIPSPVAGTLQEIRVAEDETVEVGAVLAVVGSGAGAPAKAEAPAAEPVGAPEPAPTPEPEPEPEPAPQAEAPAAPEQPAEPQKPAAEPAKPAPAAPAAPAAQEKPAAQAGGKSSYLTPLVRKLAAEKGVDVASIQGTGVGGRIRKEDVLAAAEKAAQAQAPAAAAAPAGGAPAAKAPSIPEPSPLRGTTEKMSRLRKIVAERMVEALHTQAQLTTVVEVDVTKVAKLRAKAKESFKAREGANLTFLPFYTLAAVEALKAFPKINASIDPEKGEITYHGSENVGIAVDTERGLVVPVIKNAGDLNLAGIARQIADLASRTRANKVGPDELSGATFTITNTGSGGALIDTPIVPVGQVAILGTGTITKKPVVVTQPDGEETIAIRQMAYLFLSYDHRLVDGADAARFLTAVKARIEEGAFESEVGL